Genomic segment of Pseudoalteromonas sp. NC201:
GCCAACAGGATAATTTATTAGGCCAATCTGACAGCTTTTTAGCTGTGCTAGACAAGGTTTCACAGCTCGCTCCTTTAGAAAAGCCCGTGCTTATTATTGGCGAGCGTGGCACAGGTAAAGAGTTAATTGCGGCACGTTTGCATTATCTCTCAGAGCGGTGGGATCAGGAATACGTCAAACTAAACTGTGCAGCCCTAAACGAAAACCTTTTAGAGAGTGAATTATTTGGTCACGAGAGCGGTGCCTTTACTGGTGCAAGCAAGCGCCATGAAGGTCGATTTGAACGCGCTAACAGTGGCACACTGTTTTTGGATGAGTTAGCTAATACCTCTGCAATGGTGCAAGAAAAGCTCTTGCGTGTAATTGAATACGGTGAGTTCGAGCGAGTTGGCGGCAAGCAAACCGTAAAAGTAGATACTCGACTGGTATGCGCTACCAATGAAGATCTCCCCACTCTTGCCGATGCTGGAGAGTTCAGACACGACTTATTGGACCGCCTCGCATTTGACGTCATCACCTTACCGCCATTAAGAGCGAGAAAAGAAGACATCTTATTATTGGCCGAACATTTTGCGATAAATATGGCTCGGGATTTAGGATGGGAGTTATTTAGCGGCTTTACCCGCAAAGCCATCGAAAAGCTGCTTGATTACCCGTGGCCCGGCAATATCCGTGAGCTCAAAAATGTAGTTGAACGTAGTTTATATCGTCATGGCAATGATCAAATTCCGGTTCATGATATTGTGTTTGACCCCTTTGCTAGCCCATTTAGGCCGAGCCAACGGATCAAAGCACCAAATGCCCAGCCAACAACTGCAGCCACTCATAAAGTTGAGCCGTTGCCTACGGCGCAACCGAGTAATGAACAACAGGCAGATCCAGCCCTCGAGTTCGACTTCCCTTGTGATTTAAAATCGCTTTCCAACGGCTATGAAATCACAATGCTGCAAAAAGCGCTTGAATTTAGTCAATTTAATCAAAAGAAAACTGCACAAAACCTTGGTTTGACGTATCATCAACTTAGAGGTTATTTGAAAAAATACAACCTACTGGACCAAAACCAAAAACAAGAGGCATAGTGGTGCGTAAATTGTTTTTTGGTGTGCTGTGTACCGCTTTATTTGGCTGTACGGATCAGACGCCAAATAAAGTGAATGATAAGTCACAAGGCTTAGTATATTGTGCAGAAGCGAACCCTGTGTCATTTAATCCACAAGTGACCACAACAGGGTCTACGATTGATATTATTGCCAATCAGCTTTATGACACCTTGATCAGTATTGATCCTGAAAACGGCGAATTCTTACCTGAGTTGGCAACGTCTTGGCAGGTCAGCAAAGACGGTAAATCTTTCACTTTTACCCTGAGGGATGATGTCCAATTTCACGATACCCTCTACTTCACACCAACAAGAAAAATGAATGCCGATGATGTGGTATTCTCATTTAACCGTTTATTTGATGTTTACAATCCGTACCACTTTGTTGGTGATGCAAATTATCCTTATTTTCAAAGTATTGGACTCGACCAACTGATCCGCCAAGTAAAAAAAGTGGATGAACATACCGTTCGCTTTGATCTGTTCAACGCGGAAAGTAGCTTTTTATCCAATATCGCCACAGACTTCGCTGTCATTCTTTCTAAAGAATATGCCGATCAGCTTATACAGCTTGAACATAAGCAAGATTTTGATCAAAAGCCCGTAGGCACAGGTCCGTATAAGTACCGTGAATTTTTACGTGATAACCTGATCCGATATTATCGCCATGAGCATTACTGGAAACACCCGGTATACATGGAACAATTGGTCTACGATATCACCACCAATGGCACTAGCCGCATCGCAAAAATGCTAACTAAAGAATGTGATATTACGGCGCACCCCAGTGCTACCCAGCTCACCGTGCTTGAGCAAAGAAAAGACATAGAAGTTGAAAAGGCCGCAAATCTGAATATAGGCTACTGGGCATTCAACACCGAAAAGCCACCATTTGATAATCCGTTGGTCCGCAAAGCGCTGGCGCACAGCATAGATTTTGAAAAAATCATGCAAGCGGTATTTTACAACAATGGAATTTTAGCCCGCTCGATGCTTCCCCCTTCTTCATGGGCATTTGAAGCACAGCAAAAAATGCCAACATATGACCCTGAAAAAGCCAAAGAGTATTTGAAACAGGCTGGTCTTGAGGGTGGTTTTTCCATGACCTTATGGGCCATGCCGGTGTCGCGAATTTACAATCCTAACGCGCGGAAAATGGCTGAGCTTATTCAACGTGATTTACGTGATATTGGCGTCAATGCCAGAATCGTCGAGTACGAATGGAATACCTTTATTGAACGCGTTGGCCGCCATGAGCATGATAGCGTGTTGTTAGGCTGGGCAGCAGATACACCTGATCCAGACAATTTCTTCAGCCCATTATTGAGCTGCACTGCAACATTTAGTGGCAAAAACCCTTCCAACTGGTGTAATCCGGAGTTTGACTTATTGCTCACTCAAGCGTTAGACACCAACAATATGGAAGAAAGAAAATACTATTATCAGCAAGCACAAAAAATGGTCATTGAGCAACTGCCTCTCGTTCCAATTGCGCACGGGCTAAGGTTCCAAGCAACTAGCTCTGATATCAAGGGCGTCTCATTACGTCCATTTGGTGGTATTTCGCTCGCTGAGGCAAGGAGAGACTAACATGTTCGCAAAATATGCTTATCGACGACTGAGCTTGCTTTGCTTTATGTTGTTTACCCTAACGATTTTTACTTTCGCCCTCAATTATCTGTTTCCTGGTGAGTTGATCACTAACTTCAGTGGTGAAGTCAACTCGAGTTATGCCCAAACGCAGGCGCTAGTTGAAAAATATCGTATTGAAGAAAATATCTTTGTGCAATATGCCGCGTTTATGACTCGTATGTTTGAAGGCGACTGGGGTTTATCTTTATCATCAGGGCAGCCCGTGCTTTCTCATGTGAAACATCTATTTCCAGCAACGCTTGAGCTGTGTTTATATGCTTTGACGGTTGCAGTCTTGATTGGTGTACCAAGTGGAGTAATAGCCAGCGCTTATCATAAAAAGTGGCCAGATAAGCTCATTAACTCATTAAGCTTGATGGGATTTTCCATTCCAGTTTTTTGGTTAGCCCTGCTGCTTATTATGGCATTTTGTCTGGGCCTTGGGCTTTTCCCCATGTCCGGTAGAATTGGCTTACTTTATGAAATACAGCCCGTTACTCATTTTATTCTGATTGATATTTATCTTGAAGATTTTCCCTATGGTGGTGCCGCATTTTGGGATGCACTTCATCATTTAGCGCTGCCGACAATTGTGCTGGCTATGTACCCAACGACAGTTTTGATCCGCTTTACTCGCGACTCTATGCTCGAAGTCCTCGACCAGAACTATATTAAAACAGCTAGAGCAAAAGGCCTTAATCGCAGCCAGCTTATCATCCACCACGCGCTGAGAAATGCGCTGCTTCCAGTGATAAAACAAATTGGTCTCCAATTTAGCACGCTCATCACACTTGCGATGATCACTGAGGTGATATTCTCTTGGCCTGGGATCGGTCGATGGTTAATTGAAAGCATCTATCAACGTGATTTCCCCGCCATCCAAGGGGGACTGCTCGCGGTGTCTTTCTTTGTTATCATTGCCAACATGTTGTCTGATTTTATTCACTCGATACTCGATCCGCTCGCAAGGAATCAGGCTCATGGCAAAGTTTAATCTATTTACCGAAGAGTCTAATCGCTCACCTTTATTTAGGTTATGGCGTAAATTCCGCTCAAACCACGTTGCGCTAGTGGGTTTATGGCTGTTTGTTGCTCTGACGGTGTTGGCTTTAACAGCGCCGCTGATCGCGCCCTATGGTGTTAACCAGCAGCATGCTGATGCCCTGTTGCTACCACCTTCTTGGCATGACGATGGCGATGTGCGCTTTATACTCGGTACAGATGATTTAGGGCGAGACATCTTATCGCGCTTAATGAATGGAGCAACCTACACGTTTGGTTTATCTATCATTGCAGCCTTGGTTACCACGGCGCTCGGCGTCGTACTTGGTACGCTTGCTGGCGCCAGTCGAGGCTTAAAATCCAGCTTTCTTAATCACTTATTGGATATTACGCTCGCCATTCCTTCGTTATTGCTGGCCATTATCATCATTGCTATATTGGGGCCAGGTTTGATGAATACAGTGTGGGCGATTATCTTCGCGCTATTGCCACAATACATCCACTCGATTAGAAACTTAGTGGTCACTGAGCTGAGTAAAGACTATATCATCGCCTTTAAGCTTGATGGTGCAACACGCTGGAAACTGCTCGTCCGTGGCATACTGCCTAACATTTACGAGCATATCGTGGTTATCTTCACCATGGCGCTGTCGACTGCTATTTTGGATATTGCGGCACTTGGTTTCTTAAAGCTCGGTGCGCAGCCTCCATCGACCGAATGGGGTGCTATCCTCCAAGAAAACTTAAGTTTAATTTATCTCGCGCCTTGGACTGTAGGCCTCCCAGGTGTATTGCTTTTTTTGGCAGTACTGTCTACCAACTTGGTTGGTGATGGACTGCGTGAAGCGCTGAAACAACGTAAGGCAGATTAATGCAATTACTAGACATTAAGAACCTCACCATTGAACTACGTACCGAAGACGGTGTTATTCGCGCGGTTGATAAGGTCAACCTTAGCCTTAAAGAAGGCGAAGTTCATGCACTTGTCGGTGAGTCTGGCTCTGGTAAAAGTCTGATCGCCAAAGCCATTGTAGGGGTACTCAATCAGCGCTGGACAGTAACCGCAGACCGCATGCACTGGCGTGGCGTTGACCTTATGCGTTTATCTTCAGAAAAGCGCAGAAAGCTCGTCAGCCAAGATATTGCGATGATTTACCAAGAGCCAAGTCGAAGCCTTGACCCAACCGCTACCATTTTCGACCAAGTCGCGGAATCTATTCCCGATAGCGTCTTAAAAGGTGGCTTTTTTGGTCGTAGAAAAGCACGAAAAGAAAAGGTCCGAGCGCTATTGCACAAAGCTGGGATCCGAGACGATAAAAAGATCTGTAGCAGTTACCCACATGAGCTTTCTGAGGGGATGTGCCAAAAAATCATGATTGCGATGGCCATCGCCAGAAGCCCTAAATTACTTATTGCCGATGAGCCAACCACCGCACTTGAGAGTACCGCCCGCGCGCAAGTATTTCGATTGCTCAAGGCATTAAACCAGCTTAAGAACATGTCGATATTAATGATTTCGCATGAGCTAGAAGAGATCTCCGACTGGTCCCACGCAATGCATGTGCTCTATTGCGGACAGATGGTTGAAGCAGGTCCTACTCAGGCTATTTTTAAACAGCCATTACATCCCTACACCCAAGCGCTAGTTAAGAGTTTACCTGACTTTGGTCAAGGGCTCGGCCATAAAGAAGCATTTTATGCCTTGAAAGGCACTATTCCCCCATTACAGCATTTACCCATCGGATGCCGCTTGGGGCCGAGATGCCCTCAAGCACAAAAAGAATGTGTCGTCACGCCAAGACAAAGTCGCTCGCATGGCCATAGTTATGCTTGCCACTTTCCGTTAATTAAGGTGAAGCAAAAATGCAACCCG
This window contains:
- the pspF gene encoding phage shock protein operon transcriptional activator, with product MSRFRQQDNLLGQSDSFLAVLDKVSQLAPLEKPVLIIGERGTGKELIAARLHYLSERWDQEYVKLNCAALNENLLESELFGHESGAFTGASKRHEGRFERANSGTLFLDELANTSAMVQEKLLRVIEYGEFERVGGKQTVKVDTRLVCATNEDLPTLADAGEFRHDLLDRLAFDVITLPPLRARKEDILLLAEHFAINMARDLGWELFSGFTRKAIEKLLDYPWPGNIRELKNVVERSLYRHGNDQIPVHDIVFDPFASPFRPSQRIKAPNAQPTTAATHKVEPLPTAQPSNEQQADPALEFDFPCDLKSLSNGYEITMLQKALEFSQFNQKKTAQNLGLTYHQLRGYLKKYNLLDQNQKQEA
- a CDS encoding ABC transporter permease subunit, with amino-acid sequence MAKFNLFTEESNRSPLFRLWRKFRSNHVALVGLWLFVALTVLALTAPLIAPYGVNQQHADALLLPPSWHDDGDVRFILGTDDLGRDILSRLMNGATYTFGLSIIAALVTTALGVVLGTLAGASRGLKSSFLNHLLDITLAIPSLLLAIIIIAILGPGLMNTVWAIIFALLPQYIHSIRNLVVTELSKDYIIAFKLDGATRWKLLVRGILPNIYEHIVVIFTMALSTAILDIAALGFLKLGAQPPSTEWGAILQENLSLIYLAPWTVGLPGVLLFLAVLSTNLVGDGLREALKQRKAD
- a CDS encoding ABC transporter permease — encoded protein: MFAKYAYRRLSLLCFMLFTLTIFTFALNYLFPGELITNFSGEVNSSYAQTQALVEKYRIEENIFVQYAAFMTRMFEGDWGLSLSSGQPVLSHVKHLFPATLELCLYALTVAVLIGVPSGVIASAYHKKWPDKLINSLSLMGFSIPVFWLALLLIMAFCLGLGLFPMSGRIGLLYEIQPVTHFILIDIYLEDFPYGGAAFWDALHHLALPTIVLAMYPTTVLIRFTRDSMLEVLDQNYIKTARAKGLNRSQLIIHHALRNALLPVIKQIGLQFSTLITLAMITEVIFSWPGIGRWLIESIYQRDFPAIQGGLLAVSFFVIIANMLSDFIHSILDPLARNQAHGKV
- a CDS encoding peptide ABC transporter ATP-binding protein; the encoded protein is MQLLDIKNLTIELRTEDGVIRAVDKVNLSLKEGEVHALVGESGSGKSLIAKAIVGVLNQRWTVTADRMHWRGVDLMRLSSEKRRKLVSQDIAMIYQEPSRSLDPTATIFDQVAESIPDSVLKGGFFGRRKARKEKVRALLHKAGIRDDKKICSSYPHELSEGMCQKIMIAMAIARSPKLLIADEPTTALESTARAQVFRLLKALNQLKNMSILMISHELEEISDWSHAMHVLYCGQMVEAGPTQAIFKQPLHPYTQALVKSLPDFGQGLGHKEAFYALKGTIPPLQHLPIGCRLGPRCPQAQKECVVTPRQSRSHGHSYACHFPLIKVKQKCNPS
- a CDS encoding ABC transporter substrate-binding protein gives rise to the protein MRKLFFGVLCTALFGCTDQTPNKVNDKSQGLVYCAEANPVSFNPQVTTTGSTIDIIANQLYDTLISIDPENGEFLPELATSWQVSKDGKSFTFTLRDDVQFHDTLYFTPTRKMNADDVVFSFNRLFDVYNPYHFVGDANYPYFQSIGLDQLIRQVKKVDEHTVRFDLFNAESSFLSNIATDFAVILSKEYADQLIQLEHKQDFDQKPVGTGPYKYREFLRDNLIRYYRHEHYWKHPVYMEQLVYDITTNGTSRIAKMLTKECDITAHPSATQLTVLEQRKDIEVEKAANLNIGYWAFNTEKPPFDNPLVRKALAHSIDFEKIMQAVFYNNGILARSMLPPSSWAFEAQQKMPTYDPEKAKEYLKQAGLEGGFSMTLWAMPVSRIYNPNARKMAELIQRDLRDIGVNARIVEYEWNTFIERVGRHEHDSVLLGWAADTPDPDNFFSPLLSCTATFSGKNPSNWCNPEFDLLLTQALDTNNMEERKYYYQQAQKMVIEQLPLVPIAHGLRFQATSSDIKGVSLRPFGGISLAEARRD